The Dama dama isolate Ldn47 chromosome 23, ASM3311817v1, whole genome shotgun sequence genome contains a region encoding:
- the ARL5B gene encoding ADP-ribosylation factor-like protein 5B has translation MMGLIFAKLWSLFCNQEHKVIIVGLDNAGKTTILYQFLMNEVVHTSPTIGSNVEEIVVKNTHFLMWDIGGQESLRSSWNTYYSNTEFIILVVDSIDRERLAITKEELYRMLAHEDLRKAAVLIFANKQDMKGCMTAAEISKYLTLSSIKDHPWHIQSCCALTGEGLCQGLEWMTSRIGVR, from the exons AACACAAAGTAATTATAGTGGGACTGGATAACGCAGGGAAAACCACCATTCTTTATCAATT CTTAATGAATGAAGTGGTTCATACATCTCCAACCATAGGAAGCAATGTTGAAGAAATAGTTGTGAAGAACACTCATTTTCTTATGTGGGATATTGGTGGTCAAGAGTCACTTCGATCATCCTGGAATACGTATTACTCAAATACAGAG TTCATCATTCTTGTGGTTGATAGCATTGACAGGGAACGACTAGCTATTACGAAAGAAGAATTATACAGAATGTTGGCTCACGAg GATTTACGGAAGGCCGCAGTCCTTATCTTTGCCAACAAACAGGATATGAAAGGGTGTATGACCGCAGCTGAAATCTCCAAATACCTCACCCTCAGCTCAATTAAGGACCATCCGTGGCACATCCAGTCCTGCTGCGCTTTAACAGGGGAAGG GTTATGCCAAGGTCTAGAGTGGATGACCTCCCGGATTGGTGTGAGATAA